The DNA region aaaaatgcaaaacATGCTTCAGTAATCTTCGTATGCTTTAGTTTTACACCTGGCGTATATAAACTATAAAGCGACAAACCATGCTTTCGTAAATGAGAAGATATGGGATTTAAGTAAAAGTTActgtctgtttttttttttccaaaatcAAAGTTACAGCCGAACATTTCCCCCCTATTGAAAGGAGTCAATGAATTATTGCAGGATGTCAAAAACTATTTCTCTTTTTCTAGATGACCAACtagtccaaaaaaaaaagatgaccAACTAGTCCGCTGGTCCCTGTGGTCGAGGTCATGCTAATAAACCTCTGACATCACCCATGCCATTTTGCATGGAATCCTGACTAAGACACCCGGGGGTCCGGATTAGCCTTCTTAATTACTTGGAACGAAAAACAAGCAACGATATTTTTTAATCTTGTAAAATCAGGAAATGCACATACTATCCCCCCCCCCCTTAAAACCGGTGGATAATACATGTGATTTCATAGCTGGAATATATCTCATCTTGTTTATCCACAAGTACGACCCAGTATTCTCCCGTGTTAGATCACGAAAACCTCCCCCGCCAGATCTAGGAGTATTCAACATCCCTGTCCCTGTTCAGCCTGGCTCTCCCAACTCTAATGCCTAAATATCCGCATGAGGCTGTCATGATCAATGCGACAGCGAGTGATCGTTCCCGTTCCTGATCCGCGATAAATACTGCTGCTTCCAGCATGTGGCTGTCTTAGTAGGCAGCCTATCATGCCGGTAATCATGCAACGAACCCATAAAACCATCCAAGGAGTCAGCTGGAGCCTGgagttttttcttcttttttcttttcttttttttcacaCCCCTCTGAAAAGACCCATAAACCCATAAAATCTCCCAACTCTAATGCCTAAATATCCGCGTGAGTCAGCTGGAGCCTGgagttttttcttcttttttcttttctttttttcaccCCCCTCTGAAAAGACCCTACCTGCAAGGCAGAGCAGTAGTTCCTCTTGGCTCTAGAAAGCATCGGGTCTGAGCGACGGTCGACGGAACAGAGGATTCCAACACGTACCGGAATAAAGTTCCTGCAGAAGTAGTACGTTCCACCGTGATCGCCCAACTAATCCTCCAAAGTCGCCAGTGCGTATGCAGTAACTGGACACGTTAGTCGATCAATCTGGAACAAGAATTTCCTGTCAAAAGGAATTCCGGAAGATAGAAAGTCTGAACAATGTGGGGCCAGCTGACCGCCGTGCTGATTCAGACCATCAGCAAGCCGTCCAGCCGGCGGGGGTTCACGGTACAATTTTTTTTTTTTAGAGAATGGTGCACGGTGAGCTTGATGGAGCAAGTTTTCTGGCGCCAAAAGGCTTTCTGAAGAGAAAACCCAACGCGGCGAGAAGCTTCATGGTCCTCTGTCGCTCAAGCCAGGCAACTGGCACCTGCCGGCTTGCCGCGGAGCGTTCCGTGATCCGTGGCCGGACGGCGACATCCCCGTCTCGCTCGGGCGGTACGAGCATGACCCGGCTCGCGTGCAAGGACCAGCGAACGACTGAACGAGCCTCTCGCTCTCCATGGCATTACAGCGTTCCCATGGCCGCTATGGCCATCAAGGCAGGCAGCCTCTTGGTCAAGTGGTTGGATCAGCGGCTGGGCCGATGGTTCGAGGAACCGTCGTCTGAATCGCGAGGCGCATGAGCGGCGCACGAGCTCGCCGTCTcgtcctctgttcttcttcttctccgctccATCAGCCCTCGCCCCTAGTCGCCGGCCATCTCCGCCTCCGAGGGCTCCCACCCTTGGAGCCGCTCCTGCCGCCGACCCTGCTCGGCGCTCGGCCCCGTGCCACCGTCACACTCGCCGCGACTCCCCTGTCTAACCACGGGTCAACCGTTTATTCTCCACGGAGCCGCCGGCCTTGCCGCTCCACCCATGATTCGCCACCTCCGCTCGCTACCCTGCCGTCGGCAACTTTTCTCTATGGCCAGCGGTGAGCAGCCGTCCTCCAGCAACCCCGAACCTCTAATTCCGGAACTCTaacctcgccggcggtgaggagacGCGAGGAGAAAGAAGGCGTGTGGACCACCGTGGGCCACGAGAGGCAGTGAGAGAAGGTTTGTACGATGGATATCGCATAAGCGACCTATagtcgcggcgggcggcgccggccccGCCGTACCACGGACCCACGCCCGCTGCCGTTCCGCCGTTCCGGCCTGTCCATCTGACCTGGGGGCACGCACTCGACCCGTGGCTGCATCGAAACATGAGCCGTGCAAGTGAGAATAATTTCCGTCTGTTTAGCCCTTGGGCCACAGTAGGTTAGTGGGCCGTTCGGAGAATACAGCCACTAAAAGAGCGTCGCGTCATTCAGGGCCTATTTTATCCATGGGCTTCCTCACCCAAGAGCCTAGCCAGCCTCTCGAAACAGCCCGCCCGGTTTTATGCTCCAACAAACATTCCGTTCGACCTCCCGCAGGGAGCGATGTCGAAATTGTCGATGCCGGTCGGCAGCTGATGGTGTGCTTCTGGATGACgacggcgccgccggccgccaatTGCTACGATATTTTCGCGGATCGCAGCCTACAGATAGCTGAGCGCCTCGCGGCGGACCCAGTGGAGGAGTGCGAACAACGGCTCGAGTTCACTGAAGCCTGAGCTCCGAAGGAAAGGATCGGGCGTGGCGTGCCGGGGTGGGCCACGGCTCAATGCTTTCTGCTCCCTTTTCACGTCTCCTTGTGCGCTTTTCTAGTCATAAAAGAACGCATTTCTCTCAAGTGGATTGGGCATTATAGGAACTGTTTAGGGGCTTCCCGCGCTGAACGACCATGGCATGACAATGAATACAAGGAACGCACTAGCCAAAGACAAAAGCTGTCATATCTCGCTTAACAAAGTATCATTAAGTCAGTCCCAGCAGGAGTTTTATAGGGACGAAACTATTCTCTCATCCTGTAAAACTCACTCCTCTCTCCTCGCCATATCAGCAAAATTGATGATGTAACATAGAATTCAATGCTATAAAACTCTTCATGAAACTCCTATTAGGACTGGTCTTAGGGCAGTCTCGGTAGGAATTGTCATCGTATAGTTATTAAAATTGAAAATTTGATAACTGTACCGGAGAAGTATCGTGATGATGATCACGACACTTCTTTCTTATTCTATCAAACTTTCTCTCCTCCCTCCTTATAAATTATTCTGTCCTGTTAGTAAATTTGCTGATATGGTGATGTACTATGAAACttttattaagattggtgttaTACGCGGAGAATAAGAAGATCTGGACGCTGACTAACAGAGCCGGCAAGGAAAGAGCGCAAGTAATAAAAACTGCAAGCGACTCGCATACCATTACCCACAGCTTGGTCTCGATTAGTAACTTTAGCGGATCGTATAAACTCCAGAAAaccttttttttataaaaaacaaAATACAATCTGACCGTCCCCTTTTTGGCCACGCCGGACGCGAGCGCCCCAAGCCGAACTTATCATCGGCCTCCCACCTCGCTCCAAGCCTCCAACTCTCCAAGTCACTCCAACCACCCTGCACATCCCGACTCCAACTCCGGCACCAACCCCAGCTCGAGGCGCAAATCAACGGGGCACCGGAAGAGCAACAGCAGCGGGGGCGCCGGTGCCGTGTCCTTCACTCCCTGCGCCCCTGAAACGTACCCAGATCTACAAGCTACTGCTCGGCTTCCCACAAATACCACTCCCGAGTCCCGCCGCGATTCCACCTTGGACTAGCGGGTTGTTGCTTCCTCGCGAGAAACGCATAGAATAACTGCAGCCCTTGCAGCCTTGCTCCTCCGATCGGGCGGAGGATTGGAGTGCCCGGGGTTCGATCCGGCGTGCTCGTGCCTTAGGGTTCGCTGTCGATGGCTGGCGCGGAGCGCGGGGAGGAGGCCGCGCTGGAGCAGGGGCTCCTCGCTCCGGAGGTGAGTTGACTCCGCCGCTTCGGTTGCCCGCCGGGCTGGGGTTGCCTAACTTGGAGGATTGTGTGCTTTTGTTTAATGATGATGAGTGGCGGCTATCGATCTGTAGGATATTTTCGTGAGATTCCTAGTCTATTTTATGGACAAAATCAAACCTTGGCGCGCCGATTTTGGAATAGTTTGAGTGGAACTTTCTGATTGATTTAGTACGCAACTCTTAAGAATAGCTTCGCACACCATCACCACTCGCACTTGGGCATAATTCTGGTTCTCTATACATGTACACGGGGTCACGAGTAAAATTCTAGAATTGCAATTGCAGTTCTAATTAGAAGCTTTTACTCTTTTGTCTTCACTTAATTTGCTTGATATATATACCTGAGCCCAAACAAATTTGTCTTATGGGCTCTCTGAACTCATGGGCGGGTTGAAAAGCTTCCAGTTCCAGGGCATTTCTCTTAAGCTGATGGAGCTATAACCCCATAGTACCAGTATATTGCTGAAGTGGTTTCCTTTGTACATTAATGTTGAAGTAAAACCTGAACAAATTGTCTGGATTGGGCCTTGCTGAATAAATGTAGAAAGTCCTAGTGGCTTACTAGATTGTTTTAGTCAAAGTATACGCAGCAATGTATGATGATTGGCATATGTAGTCAAAGTGCTCTCTTGTCTGTTAGTACTTGTACCATTTGTTTGACAAAAAATATAATGGTGCGAGAACATGATCTTGGTTTCAGGAACCGAACCAACTAATATACACTGGAGATGGATCTGTCGACTTTTCTGGAAATCCTGTTGTGAAGGAAACAACTGGTAGATGGAAGGCATGTCCATTCATTTTAGGTAATTTTTTGGAATAAGCTCACTAAGTGTGCAAGTACGTTCTTCCATTAATTCCCTTATAACCCGCAATTAACTATTGTGTTAACCTAGGTAATGAATGCTGTGAGCGGCTGGCCTATTATGGCATCTCTACAAACCTCGTTACTTATTTGACAAAAAAGCTACATGATGGCAATGCCTCTGCTGCTAGCAATGTGACTACATGGCAGGGAACTTGCTATTTGACTCCCCTTATTGGAGCAATCCTGGCTGATGCATACTGGGGGAGGTACTGGACAATTGCAACATTCTCCACGATATACTTCATTGTAAGTTATTTTGCTCTGTAGTGCCATGGTACATTCCTTGTTGCTGCTCATTAAAGACCCCTCCAATCAAAAGAAGGCAAATGGATGTCATATGCTGGTAGAAATTGCCTTCTTGATAGCATGTGATTTTTAATGATATACCACAATTTCCTTCCAAATGACATGTATCTTTAATGCATCTCTGTCAAGCTAAATATATTTTCCCTTGCCACCGCTCTGAACCCACAcatgaaaagaaaagaaaaaatctAAAGATGTCTTATACTCTTATTGTAATGTGTCAACCCTTAACATGGACGTTGAAAAGGTACATGCGAGTaatttgttcttttttttttaacaaaCGAAGGTTCCCTCTAATATCTGTGAACTAGGCTACTAGGTCTTGCTTATATGTTAGCCCATACATTCAACTGATCCTGGTAGCACCCTGTTAGTTTGTTACATTTTAACTTGAAATCATCTTTTAATTGTAGGGGATGGCAATACTGACTCTTTCAGCATCAGTTCCTGTGCTCATGCCTCCATCCTGTGAAGGATCCTTTTGCCCACCAGCAAGCCCTTTTCAGTATACTGTCTTTTTTCTTGGTCTTTATCTGATTGCCCTGGGTACTGGTGGAATTAAGCCATGTGTCTCATCCTTTGGAGCGGATCAATTTGATGATACAGATCCAGCTGAGCGAATCCAGAAAGGGTCTTTCTTTAATTGGTTCTATTTTTCAATAAACATTGGTGCTCTCATATCAAGCAGCTTTCTGGTTTGGGTCCAAGACAACTTAGGATGGGGCCTGGGCTTCGGCATCCCGACAGTATTCATGGGTTTGGCAATCATAAGCTTCTTCTCTGGCACATCAATTTATAGGTTCCAGAAACCAGGAGGTAGTCCTATTACACGAGTATGCCAGGTGGTTGTTGCCTCTCTGCGCAAGTGGAATGTACATGTCCCAGAGGACAGCTCCCTCTTGTATGAGCTACCTGATGGGGTGTCAGCAATTGAAGGGAGCCGACAATTGGAGCACACTGATGAACTCACGTAAGTCTCCTTCTGTGATGCAACCTGCCATCAATGTTTTAGTTGTTAAATAGTGTCGCAATGGGTTTTTACTAGTTGCTAAATCAGTCCCTAATTTTTCTGGCCAGGGTTTAGTTTGGCTCAATTGCAACTTATCAGCTCTGTAAACCTTTTGTTTTGTTGCTTTGCCAAGTAGATGAATATTTATGACTTGAATTGTGGTATCCTTCATTTCTCATGATGTGAAAGCTAAGAGCTTAACATATTCCAACTGACATTTGTTTCAGATGTTTGGACAAGGCTGCTACAATTACTGATGTTGATGTGAAAACAGCTGACTTCAGTAATCCATGGCGGATATGCACTGTCACCCAGGTGGAAGAACTGAAGATACTGCTAAGGATGTTCCCTATCTGGGCAACAACAATAGTGTTTTCCGCTGTTTATGCTCAGATGTCAACTATGTTTGTGGAACAGGGGATGGTGCTTGACCCATCCTTGGGTTCATTCAAGGTTCCTCCAGCATCCCTATCCACTTTTGACACGCTAAGTGTCATTCTTTGTGTCCCAATCTACGATTACATACTGGTCCCACTTGCTAGGAGATTCACTGGCAATGAGAGGGGCTTTACGGAGTTGCAGAGGATGGGCATTGGCTTGGTAATCTCCGTCATAACCATGTCAGTAGCTGCAATCCTCGAGATCAAGCGGCTGGCGATTGCCAGGGAGCAACACTTGGTGGATCAGAACGTCCCAGTCCCGCTGAGCATATTCTGGCAAATCCCTCAGTATTTCTTGGTCGGTCTATCAGAGGTGTTCACATTCATCGGGGCGCTTGAGTTCTTCTATGATCAGTCACCAGACGCCATGAGAAGCCTCTGCAGCGCGCTACAGCTCCTGACGACAGCATTTGGGAACTATCTCAGCACCTTCATTTTGACTATGGTCGCCTACTTCACGACAAGGGGAGGCAACCCTGGATGGATTCCAGATAACTTGAACCAAGGGCACCTCGATTACTTCTTCTGGCTCCTCGCTGCTCTCAGTTTTCTGAACTTGGTCATATATGTGGTCTGCGCCGGCAAGTACAAGAGCAAGAAAGCAGCTTGAGTTCAGAGGGT from Panicum hallii strain FIL2 chromosome 9, PHallii_v3.1, whole genome shotgun sequence includes:
- the LOC112874541 gene encoding protein NRT1/ PTR FAMILY 8.3-like, yielding MAGAERGEEAALEQGLLAPEEPNQLIYTGDGSVDFSGNPVVKETTGRWKACPFILGNECCERLAYYGISTNLVTYLTKKLHDGNASAASNVTTWQGTCYLTPLIGAILADAYWGRYWTIATFSTIYFIGMAILTLSASVPVLMPPSCEGSFCPPASPFQYTVFFLGLYLIALGTGGIKPCVSSFGADQFDDTDPAERIQKGSFFNWFYFSINIGALISSSFLVWVQDNLGWGLGFGIPTVFMGLAIISFFSGTSIYRFQKPGGSPITRVCQVVVASLRKWNVHVPEDSSLLYELPDGVSAIEGSRQLEHTDELTCLDKAATITDVDVKTADFSNPWRICTVTQVEELKILLRMFPIWATTIVFSAVYAQMSTMFVEQGMVLDPSLGSFKVPPASLSTFDTLSVILCVPIYDYILVPLARRFTGNERGFTELQRMGIGLVISVITMSVAAILEIKRLAIAREQHLVDQNVPVPLSIFWQIPQYFLVGLSEVFTFIGALEFFYDQSPDAMRSLCSALQLLTTAFGNYLSTFILTMVAYFTTRGGNPGWIPDNLNQGHLDYFFWLLAALSFLNLVIYVVCAGKYKSKKAA